In Vibrio celticus, one genomic interval encodes:
- a CDS encoding carbohydrate porin yields the protein MKLLPIAAALSTALLAPNLYADETTPLEFNGYMRGGVGLSNEGGSNSKWEVSKVGRLGNENDLYGEFGFKKEVYAEDDVSFLVDSMLSYWQGQDENAADKSVDVVQLNVQAVGLFEDKDIGIWAGERYYQRHDVHIVDNYYWDVSGIGAGVEHINMGPGKLSVALIQDTVTGDVFDGKETTAMIADVRYAGIPLWNNADLEVGIDMNFANEKQGQTVDADDSVMLTASLNQNLSGGFNKTILQVANSGYAEQMTTFGTGKGILRDANNNDAEGFRLINWGVLAIGENIEFGHTVRYAASTGVGANNSDDDSFSAVIRPLYKWDKRMRTILEIGGFVETIDNKDGAGGKFTIAQAWVPQVGFWSRPEFRIFATYLNDAENDNAFGEGKNSEMSVGMQVEAWW from the coding sequence ATGAAACTGTTACCTATTGCTGCTGCACTCTCTACTGCTTTACTTGCCCCTAATTTATACGCTGATGAAACCACGCCATTGGAGTTCAATGGCTACATGCGCGGCGGCGTTGGCCTTAGTAATGAAGGCGGCTCAAACAGTAAGTGGGAGGTGAGTAAAGTTGGCCGACTCGGCAACGAAAATGACCTGTATGGTGAGTTTGGCTTTAAGAAAGAGGTGTATGCTGAGGACGACGTTTCATTTTTAGTTGATTCCATGTTGTCGTACTGGCAAGGCCAAGATGAGAATGCCGCGGATAAAAGCGTGGATGTGGTGCAATTGAATGTTCAAGCGGTGGGGCTTTTTGAAGATAAGGACATTGGGATTTGGGCGGGTGAGCGCTACTACCAACGTCATGATGTACACATCGTTGATAACTACTACTGGGATGTAAGTGGTATTGGTGCTGGCGTAGAGCACATCAATATGGGCCCAGGTAAATTATCGGTAGCTTTGATTCAAGACACGGTGACTGGTGATGTGTTTGATGGCAAAGAAACCACAGCCATGATTGCAGACGTGCGCTATGCCGGGATTCCACTGTGGAACAATGCTGATCTTGAGGTCGGTATTGATATGAACTTCGCCAATGAAAAACAAGGTCAAACGGTAGACGCGGATGACAGCGTAATGTTAACGGCAAGTTTGAATCAAAATCTATCAGGTGGCTTCAACAAAACGATTCTACAGGTTGCTAACTCTGGCTATGCCGAGCAGATGACGACTTTTGGTACCGGTAAGGGCATCTTACGTGATGCAAACAATAATGACGCCGAGGGTTTCCGATTGATTAACTGGGGCGTGCTTGCGATTGGCGAGAACATTGAGTTTGGCCACACTGTGCGTTATGCCGCGTCAACCGGTGTGGGTGCAAATAATAGCGATGATGACTCTTTCAGTGCCGTCATTCGTCCGCTTTATAAGTGGGACAAACGCATGCGTACCATTCTTGAAATTGGTGGTTTTGTAGAAACGATTGATAACAAAGATGGGGCAGGTGGTAAATTCACAATCGCTCAGGCCTGGGTTCCACAAGTGGGTTTCTGGTCTCGTCCTGAATTCCGTATCTTCGCTACTTATTTAAATGATGCTGAAAACGACAATGCCTTCGGTGAAGGTAAAAACAGTGAAATGAGCGTTGGTATGCAAGTGGAAGCTTGGTGGTAA
- a CDS encoding MetQ/NlpA family lipoprotein encodes MKFSLKGLLTIAAAASALVLAGCGDKEVDTSKVKVGVMAGAEAQVAEVAAKVAKEKYGLDVELVTFTDYVTPNAALDDGSIDINAFQHAPYLDQQVADRGYKLTIAGNTFVYPIAGYSKEVKSVDEIQDGARIAVPNDPTNLGRSLLLLEQQGLLELREGAGLLATVRDIVGNPKNLTIVELDAAQLPRSLDDVALSIINTTYASSINLTPQRDGVFVEDKDSPYVNLIVSREDNLNAENVQNFVKAYQTEEVYNAASDIFQGGVVKGW; translated from the coding sequence ATGAAATTTAGCCTTAAAGGTTTACTAACTATCGCAGCAGCAGCTTCAGCGCTAGTTCTAGCAGGTTGTGGTGATAAAGAAGTGGATACTTCTAAAGTAAAAGTTGGCGTAATGGCAGGTGCAGAAGCGCAAGTTGCTGAAGTGGCAGCTAAAGTAGCGAAAGAGAAATACGGCCTAGATGTTGAGCTAGTAACATTCACAGATTACGTAACACCAAACGCAGCTCTAGATGATGGTTCTATCGACATCAACGCATTCCAACACGCACCGTACCTAGATCAGCAAGTGGCTGACCGTGGCTACAAGCTAACTATCGCTGGTAACACGTTTGTTTACCCAATTGCGGGTTACTCTAAAGAAGTGAAATCAGTAGACGAAATCCAAGACGGTGCTCGTATTGCTGTACCAAACGACCCTACAAACCTAGGTCGCTCTCTACTTCTTCTTGAGCAACAAGGTCTTCTTGAACTTCGTGAAGGCGCTGGTCTTCTAGCTACCGTTCGCGACATCGTGGGTAACCCTAAGAACCTAACGATTGTTGAACTAGATGCAGCTCAACTGCCACGTTCTCTTGATGATGTAGCGCTATCTATCATCAACACAACTTACGCGAGTTCTATCAACCTGACTCCACAAAGAGATGGCGTATTCGTTGAAGACAAAGATTCTCCTTACGTAAACCTAATCGTTTCTCGTGAAGACAACCTAAACGCTGAAAACGTACAAAACTTCGTTAAAGCTTACCAAACTGAAGAAGTGTACAACGCAGCTTCTGACATCTTCCAAGGTGGCGTAGTTAAAGGTTGGTAA
- a CDS encoding methionine ABC transporter permease has protein sequence MSFSFNEVADWVSLNGNLLLGATGETLYMVAVAGIVGFAVGIPLGVILHTTKKGGLLENTKLNKILGAVVNVGRSVPFLVLMVAIIPLTKMLIGTFIGTTAAIVPLTIGAIPFVARLIESALLEVPTGLVEAAQSMGATPTQIINKVLLPEALPTIINSVTITLVTLVSYSAMAGTVGGGGLGDVAIRYGFHRYDVTIMAVTVVMLIVLVQIIQSIGDSLVRRVDHR, from the coding sequence ATGTCCTTTAGTTTCAACGAGGTTGCTGACTGGGTCAGCCTTAACGGTAACCTTCTATTAGGCGCAACAGGCGAAACCCTTTACATGGTTGCTGTAGCGGGCATTGTTGGCTTCGCTGTCGGTATCCCATTAGGCGTGATTCTACATACGACGAAAAAAGGTGGTCTGTTAGAGAACACCAAGCTAAACAAAATTCTCGGTGCGGTTGTGAACGTGGGCCGTTCAGTGCCTTTCTTAGTACTGATGGTTGCTATTATCCCACTGACTAAGATGCTGATTGGTACCTTCATTGGTACAACAGCAGCGATTGTTCCACTGACGATTGGCGCTATCCCATTCGTGGCTCGACTAATTGAAAGTGCGCTACTTGAAGTACCAACAGGTCTAGTGGAAGCGGCTCAATCAATGGGCGCAACACCAACACAAATCATCAATAAGGTTCTGCTTCCAGAAGCACTACCGACTATCATCAACTCAGTAACGATTACGCTAGTGACTCTGGTGAGCTACTCAGCAATGGCAGGAACTGTTGGTGGCGGCGGCTTAGGTGATGTCGCGATTCGTTACGGATTCCACCGTTATGATGTGACTATCATGGCTGTGACGGTAGTGATGTTGATTGTGCTGGTACAAATTATTCAATCAATCGGTGATTCATTAGTTCGCCGCGTTGACCACAGATAA
- the metN gene encoding methionine ABC transporter ATP-binding protein MetN, with protein MIKVNQVNKVFYQGNKEINALIDINLHIPQGQIFGVIGSSGAGKSTLIRCVNMLEAPTSGEVIVDGIDLTKLSKSELSEARRNIGMIFQHFNLLSSRTVFNNVALPLELAGKDKAIIEAKVSELLELVGLADKRDTYPANLSGGQKQRVAIARALASDPKVLLCDEATSALDPATTQSILELLREINRKLNITILLITHEMDVVKSICHEVAIIGGGELVEKGTVGDIFAHPKTELAHQFIRSTLDLTIPEDYQARLQETRVNSSYPLVRLEFTGATVDAPLMTQIARKFNIDVSILSSDLDYAGGVKFGMMVAELFGNEADDNAAIQFLRDNNVKVEVLGYVL; from the coding sequence ATGATTAAAGTTAATCAAGTCAACAAGGTTTTTTATCAAGGCAATAAAGAAATCAATGCCTTAATTGATATCAACCTCCACATTCCTCAAGGTCAAATCTTTGGAGTCATCGGCTCTTCTGGTGCAGGCAAAAGTACCCTAATCCGTTGTGTAAATATGTTGGAAGCTCCGACCTCTGGTGAAGTGATTGTTGACGGTATCGACCTAACAAAACTCAGTAAATCAGAACTTAGCGAAGCGCGCCGTAACATCGGCATGATATTCCAGCACTTCAACCTGCTGTCTTCTCGTACTGTATTTAACAATGTAGCACTGCCTCTAGAACTTGCTGGTAAAGATAAAGCGATTATTGAAGCGAAAGTCAGCGAGTTACTTGAACTGGTTGGCCTTGCAGACAAGCGTGATACTTACCCTGCAAACCTAAGTGGCGGTCAAAAGCAGCGTGTGGCGATTGCTCGCGCACTGGCCTCTGACCCGAAAGTACTGCTATGTGATGAAGCAACCAGCGCATTGGATCCAGCAACAACTCAATCAATTCTTGAGCTGCTGCGTGAAATCAACCGCAAGCTGAACATCACTATCCTGCTTATTACGCACGAGATGGATGTAGTGAAAAGCATTTGTCATGAAGTCGCGATCATTGGCGGCGGTGAATTGGTAGAGAAAGGCACAGTCGGTGACATCTTTGCTCACCCTAAGACAGAGCTAGCACATCAATTTATTCGCTCAACGTTGGATCTGACGATTCCTGAAGATTACCAAGCACGCTTGCAAGAGACTCGCGTAAACAGCAGCTACCCGCTGGTGCGTCTTGAGTTTACTGGTGCAACGGTTGATGCTCCGCTGATGACGCAAATCGCACGTAAATTCAATATCGATGTCAGCATCCTAAGCTCTGACCTTGATTACGCCGGCGGCGTGAAGTTCGGCATGATGGTTGCTGAACTGTTCGGTAATGAAGCCGATGATAATGCTGCTATTCAATTCCTACGCGACAACAATGTAAAAGTAGAGGTACTTGGCTATGTCCTTTAG
- the gmhB gene encoding D-glycero-beta-D-manno-heptose 1,7-bisphosphate 7-phosphatase — protein MINRELIENKILSKPAVFLDRDGVINVDHGYVHDEHDFEYIDGVFEAAKAFKDMGYLLVLVTNQSGIARGMFSEDRFLSLTQWMDWNFVDNGVELDGIYYCPHHAEHGIGDYKQDCECRKPKPGMFISARDFLKIDMANSVMIGDKAEDMMAAEAAGVGTKVLVRTGKPITEKGEALASVVLDSIKDVPAFLKG, from the coding sequence ATGATTAATAGAGAGTTGATAGAGAACAAAATTTTGTCTAAACCTGCTGTTTTTTTAGATCGTGATGGTGTGATTAACGTTGATCACGGCTACGTACATGATGAGCATGACTTTGAATACATCGATGGTGTGTTTGAAGCGGCGAAAGCGTTTAAAGATATGGGTTATTTATTGGTGCTAGTGACCAACCAATCTGGTATTGCTCGCGGCATGTTTAGTGAAGACCGTTTTCTTTCTCTGACACAGTGGATGGATTGGAACTTTGTTGATAACGGCGTTGAGCTTGATGGCATCTATTACTGCCCGCACCACGCGGAACACGGTATTGGCGACTACAAGCAAGATTGTGAATGTCGTAAGCCAAAGCCAGGCATGTTCATTTCTGCTCGTGACTTTCTGAAGATTGATATGGCTAACTCGGTCATGATCGGCGATAAAGCGGAAGACATGATGGCTGCAGAAGCGGCAGGTGTTGGTACTAAAGTGTTGGTAAGAACCGGCAAACCAATCACTGAAAAAGGTGAAGCACTTGCAAGTGTTGTGCTTGACAGTATTAAAGATGTACCAGCATTCTTAAAAGGTTAA
- a CDS encoding MliC family protein, which translates to MKALLIASLCTVALFGCSKSAAPDGAVSDDQFVTYQCESDASFKVAYLGNEKAVLRLPENEYRLTQIAAGSGTKYILDDGTSELINSVTLRTKGDNARLELGRVVYKNCRK; encoded by the coding sequence ATGAAAGCATTGTTGATAGCATCTCTATGTACGGTAGCGTTATTCGGGTGTTCTAAATCCGCAGCGCCTGATGGTGCAGTATCGGACGATCAATTCGTGACTTATCAATGTGAGTCTGACGCTTCATTTAAGGTCGCTTACCTTGGTAATGAGAAAGCGGTATTACGTTTGCCAGAGAATGAATATCGCCTCACTCAAATAGCGGCAGGTTCAGGAACGAAGTATATCTTAGATGATGGTACCTCTGAGCTGATCAATAGCGTCACTTTACGCACTAAAGGTGACAACGCACGTCTAGAACTTGGTCGTGTCGTCTATAAAAATTGTCGAAAGTAA
- the treR gene encoding trehalose operon repressor TreR, whose protein sequence is MSKKLTILDIAKLSGVGKSTVSRVLTNDPKVKPETRERVERVIQESGYTPSKSAQSMRGGSQKVIGVIISRLDSPSENKAVSTMLAELYRADYDVVIMESQLDREKANEHLQVLKRRNVDGIIVFGFTDCDIPAIEAWEHKAVVIALDTENVTSINYDNQQVINSALAHLSDQGISDVGFIGVDPSDKSTGELRLKAYLDWCESTGVIANYRTGQLHHESAYQLVDEVLTPATQAIVCASDTLALGVIKRLQELQREDVVVTGVGGNDLLSFLFPRVFSIDPGYQSAGKLAANLLISQLLGNSEISHHTQSPIL, encoded by the coding sequence ATGAGCAAAAAACTCACTATTCTTGATATTGCAAAACTGTCCGGTGTTGGTAAGTCAACCGTATCACGCGTTCTGACCAATGATCCAAAAGTGAAACCTGAAACCCGTGAAAGGGTGGAAAGAGTAATTCAAGAATCTGGGTATACGCCTTCAAAGTCAGCGCAATCGATGCGCGGTGGCAGCCAAAAAGTCATCGGCGTGATTATCTCTCGTTTGGATTCTCCTTCTGAAAACAAAGCCGTTAGCACCATGCTGGCCGAGTTGTATCGAGCGGATTATGATGTCGTGATCATGGAAAGCCAACTCGACAGAGAAAAAGCCAACGAGCATCTTCAGGTTCTTAAACGTCGTAACGTTGATGGCATTATTGTGTTTGGTTTTACGGATTGTGATATTCCTGCGATCGAAGCGTGGGAGCACAAAGCCGTGGTGATTGCTCTGGATACCGAGAATGTGACGTCGATTAACTATGATAACCAGCAGGTGATCAATAGTGCGTTGGCGCATTTATCGGATCAGGGGATCTCTGACGTTGGCTTTATCGGGGTTGACCCTAGTGATAAATCAACTGGTGAATTGCGTCTCAAGGCTTATCTTGATTGGTGTGAAAGCACCGGAGTGATTGCAAACTATCGTACTGGGCAGCTTCATCACGAAAGTGCTTATCAGCTGGTGGATGAGGTGTTGACTCCCGCGACTCAAGCGATCGTTTGTGCCAGTGATACCCTTGCCCTTGGCGTCATAAAACGTCTGCAAGAGTTACAGCGTGAAGATGTGGTCGTCACGGGCGTTGGTGGCAATGATCTTCTTTCCTTCTTGTTCCCGCGAGTATTTAGTATTGATCCTGGTTACCAATCTGCAGGTAAGCTGGCTGCTAATCTATTGATCTCTCAGCTTTTAGGCAATTCAGAGATCTCTCATCACACACAATCTCCTATTCTATAA
- the treB gene encoding PTS trehalose transporter subunit IIBC — translation MSKIAKQDVARLIELVGGKENIASVSHCLTRLRFVLNDTEQANKAELEKLKLVKGCFTNAGQFQVVIGTEVDEVYALLIEQTGKEASSKDEAKLAARQNMNFLERGISHLAEIFVPLLPAIITGGLILGFRNVIGDIRMFDGKTLVEISQFWATVHSFLWLIGEAIFFFLPVGVCWATVKKLGGTPILGITLGVTLVSPQLMNAYMIGKSVPEVWDFGLFVIEKVGYQAQVIPAMLAGVALAFIETNLKRIVPAYLYLVVVPFVSIILSVILAHAFIGPFGRMLGDGVAFAAKAAMTGDFAILGSVVFGFLYAPLVITGIHHTTNAVDLQLMQDLGGTPIWPLIALSNIAQASAVVGIIILSKREGERDISVPAAISAYLGVTEPAMYGINLKYKFPMLSAMIGSAVAAAICGSAGVMANGIGVGGLPGILSIQPQYWSIYLVAMLVAIVLPITLTLFFYKRAQSKGELETANA, via the coding sequence ATGAGTAAGATAGCGAAGCAAGACGTTGCGCGTCTTATCGAGTTAGTCGGTGGTAAAGAAAACATAGCGAGTGTCAGCCACTGTCTGACTCGACTGCGTTTTGTATTGAACGATACAGAGCAGGCCAACAAAGCTGAACTCGAAAAACTGAAGCTAGTAAAAGGCTGTTTTACTAACGCAGGCCAATTCCAAGTTGTGATTGGCACTGAAGTTGATGAAGTGTACGCACTTCTGATTGAACAGACAGGTAAAGAGGCATCATCAAAAGATGAGGCGAAGCTGGCTGCTCGTCAAAATATGAACTTCCTTGAGCGTGGTATCTCCCATTTAGCCGAAATTTTCGTACCACTGCTGCCTGCCATCATTACTGGTGGTTTGATTCTTGGTTTCCGTAATGTGATTGGCGACATTCGCATGTTCGACGGCAAAACCCTCGTTGAAATCAGTCAATTCTGGGCAACCGTTCACTCTTTCTTATGGTTGATCGGCGAAGCTATTTTCTTCTTCCTACCAGTTGGCGTGTGTTGGGCAACGGTTAAGAAACTCGGCGGAACCCCTATTTTGGGTATCACGCTCGGTGTGACCTTGGTTTCACCACAGCTCATGAACGCATACATGATAGGTAAATCGGTACCTGAGGTATGGGATTTTGGACTGTTCGTGATTGAGAAGGTCGGTTACCAGGCTCAGGTGATCCCTGCGATGTTAGCGGGTGTGGCTTTGGCGTTCATTGAAACCAATCTTAAGCGCATCGTCCCAGCTTACTTGTACCTAGTGGTTGTGCCATTTGTATCGATTATTTTGTCTGTGATTCTAGCGCACGCTTTCATTGGCCCATTCGGTCGTATGTTAGGCGATGGTGTGGCATTCGCAGCTAAAGCGGCAATGACAGGTGACTTTGCGATTCTTGGTTCAGTGGTATTTGGCTTCCTTTACGCACCTTTGGTTATCACGGGTATTCACCACACCACCAACGCCGTGGATCTGCAATTGATGCAAGACTTAGGCGGCACACCAATCTGGCCTTTGATTGCACTATCAAACATTGCACAAGCATCGGCAGTAGTCGGCATCATTATCTTGAGCAAGCGTGAAGGTGAACGAGACATCTCGGTTCCTGCGGCAATCTCAGCCTACTTAGGTGTAACAGAGCCTGCGATGTACGGTATTAACCTTAAATACAAATTCCCAATGCTCAGCGCAATGATTGGTAGTGCTGTTGCAGCCGCAATCTGTGGTAGCGCGGGTGTGATGGCGAATGGTATCGGTGTTGGCGGCTTGCCGGGCATCTTATCGATTCAACCTCAATATTGGTCGATTTACCTAGTCGCGATGCTGGTGGCGATAGTACTGCCTATCACGTTAACCCTGTTCTTTTACAAGCGAGCCCAATCCAAGGGTGAGTTAGAAACCGCGAACGCGTAA
- the treC gene encoding alpha,alpha-phosphotrehalase: MAMTEHDESWWKTATIYQIYPKSFCDSGSKGTGDIKGIISKLDYLKHLSVDAIWLTPVYASPMIDNGYDISDYYAINPQFGTMEDFDLLLSEAHQRGIRIVMDIVVNHTSTEHAWFQSALGDKNSPYRDYYIWKDPVDGHAPTNWQSKFGGNAWELDEATGQYFLHLFAKEQADLNWENPVVREEVKDVISFWAEKGVDGFRLDVINLISKQQDFPNDDIGDGRRFYTDGPRVHEYLKEISEAVFQKYGSVTVGEMSSTTLEHCQQYSNVDNSELSMVFNFHHLKVDYTNGEKWTNAPFDFLQLKSIFNHWQTGLNGKGWGALFWCNHDQPRVVSRLGNDQQYRVESAKMLAASVHMMQGTPYIYQGEEIGMTNPGYTDISQYRDVESTNMYDIMVNRDGVAHQDMMAILAQKSRDNSRTPMQWNSEPYAGFSQAQPWLDVANNYSEINTEQALEDKDSVFYFYKSLIELRKQVPVITDGSYQDLLPEHSSIFAYARENEGQTLLCINNYYGEEAECVLPERFDMTKAKSLLSNYQQANTSVALHHQVLRPYETRILLIEG; this comes from the coding sequence ATGGCGATGACTGAACATGATGAAAGCTGGTGGAAAACCGCGACCATCTATCAAATCTACCCAAAGAGCTTCTGCGACAGTGGCAGTAAGGGTACTGGCGATATCAAAGGGATCATTTCGAAATTGGATTACCTCAAACATTTGAGTGTCGATGCGATTTGGCTAACCCCGGTTTACGCATCACCAATGATCGATAATGGCTACGATATCTCAGACTACTACGCGATTAACCCTCAATTCGGCACCATGGAAGACTTCGACTTATTGCTGTCTGAAGCGCACCAACGTGGTATCCGTATCGTGATGGATATCGTGGTAAACCATACCTCGACAGAGCATGCATGGTTTCAATCTGCTTTGGGAGACAAAAACAGCCCGTACCGCGATTACTATATCTGGAAAGATCCGGTAGATGGTCACGCACCAACCAACTGGCAGTCTAAGTTCGGTGGTAATGCATGGGAATTAGATGAGGCGACTGGGCAATACTTCCTACACCTGTTCGCTAAAGAACAGGCTGACCTCAACTGGGAGAACCCGGTTGTACGTGAAGAAGTGAAAGACGTTATCAGCTTTTGGGCAGAGAAGGGCGTTGACGGTTTCCGCTTGGATGTGATCAACCTGATTTCGAAGCAACAAGACTTCCCTAACGATGATATCGGTGATGGCCGTCGTTTCTATACCGATGGTCCACGTGTGCACGAATACCTGAAAGAGATCAGCGAAGCCGTATTCCAGAAGTACGGCAGCGTGACCGTCGGCGAGATGTCTTCAACCACGTTGGAACACTGCCAGCAATACTCAAACGTTGATAACAGTGAGCTATCGATGGTGTTTAACTTCCACCACCTTAAGGTCGATTACACCAATGGTGAGAAGTGGACTAATGCGCCGTTCGATTTCTTACAGCTCAAATCGATCTTTAACCACTGGCAAACAGGATTGAATGGTAAAGGTTGGGGCGCACTATTCTGGTGTAACCACGACCAACCAAGAGTGGTGAGCCGCTTAGGTAACGATCAGCAATATCGCGTTGAATCAGCCAAGATGCTTGCTGCGTCTGTGCATATGATGCAAGGCACACCTTACATCTATCAAGGTGAAGAGATTGGTATGACCAACCCGGGGTATACCGACATCAGCCAATATCGTGACGTTGAGAGTACCAATATGTACGACATTATGGTTAACCGTGATGGTGTAGCGCATCAAGATATGATGGCGATTTTAGCGCAGAAGTCTCGTGATAACTCTCGTACACCAATGCAATGGAACAGTGAGCCTTACGCAGGATTCTCACAAGCTCAGCCATGGCTTGATGTAGCGAATAATTACTCTGAGATTAACACTGAGCAAGCACTTGAAGACAAAGACTCTGTTTTCTATTTCTATAAGAGTTTGATTGAGTTACGTAAACAAGTGCCAGTGATTACGGATGGCAGTTATCAAGATCTACTGCCTGAACACTCATCCATTTTTGCGTATGCACGTGAGAACGAAGGTCAAACTTTGCTGTGTATTAACAACTATTATGGCGAAGAGGCAGAATGCGTTTTGCCGGAACGTTTTGATATGACTAAGGCGAAGAGTTTGTTGTCTAACTATCAACAAGCGAACACTTCAGTTGCATTACATCATCAAGTGTTACGTCCTTACGAGACTCGTATTCTCTTGATTGAAGGTTAA
- a CDS encoding IS5 family transposase, with protein MPRTMLTDIRWELLLQVMKSTGRIYDKTEHRMTFEGILYRMRTGIPWRDLPSEFGEWSTVYRRFNLWSKKGILDNLFKSLSNMADFEWVFLDGSIVRAHQHSTGAATESSEQIGKSRGGNSTKIHLAVDSGGLPICFDLSEGQRHDIVHAESLVEQLDEVNTIVCDKGYDSEPFRIFVKERGGETVIAKRNYGQDIDKDSMDWCLYKYRHLVENAFGRIKHYRAISSRYDKLERNYASMLSLAFMLMWLPMYC; from the coding sequence ATGCCAAGAACAATGCTAACTGATATTCGCTGGGAACTGCTACTCCAAGTTATGAAAAGTACAGGTCGTATTTACGATAAAACTGAACATCGAATGACATTTGAAGGAATACTTTATCGAATGAGAACAGGTATTCCTTGGCGAGATCTACCCTCTGAGTTCGGAGAGTGGAGTACCGTTTACAGACGATTTAATCTTTGGTCAAAGAAAGGGATTTTAGATAATCTTTTCAAAAGCTTATCTAACATGGCTGATTTTGAATGGGTATTTCTTGATGGCTCTATAGTTAGAGCACATCAGCATAGTACAGGTGCAGCTACTGAAAGTTCAGAGCAAATAGGAAAAAGTCGCGGGGGCAACTCAACCAAAATTCACTTAGCCGTAGATAGTGGTGGCCTGCCGATTTGCTTTGATTTATCAGAGGGACAACGCCACGATATAGTGCATGCCGAAAGCTTAGTTGAGCAACTCGATGAAGTTAATACCATCGTTTGTGATAAAGGATATGACAGCGAACCTTTCCGTATTTTTGTTAAGGAACGTGGCGGAGAAACGGTAATTGCTAAACGCAATTACGGACAAGATATAGACAAAGACAGTATGGATTGGTGTTTATACAAGTATCGTCACTTGGTCGAAAATGCCTTTGGGAGAATTAAGCATTATCGAGCTATTTCAAGTAGATATGACAAGCTAGAAAGGAATTATGCCAGCATGTTATCGCTGGCATTCATGTTAATGTGGCTACCGATGTATTGTTGA